Proteins found in one Campylobacter lari genomic segment:
- a CDS encoding poly(A) polymerase: protein MDFEAIRQALNKRLKALQILAFAEALVIFFLAFQFSKDIIMALFFAVLAGVLFFRILGRKLMWGCNELVFKMCEEFLKQNNAKFDKQGFNQKDFEKIAFDFSLKTYHSQNSFIFDDFTLYDVKFKDDFGNFFCGILLYSKKLKEDINSSESIFEKVKDKEFSTQRVLKKDDYLLIASLKNPFFADLKISCELNFKLFRVNLEKIQAFIND, encoded by the coding sequence ATGGATTTTGAAGCCATAAGGCAAGCTTTAAATAAAAGACTCAAAGCTTTACAAATTTTAGCATTTGCTGAAGCTTTGGTTATATTTTTTCTTGCTTTTCAATTTAGCAAAGATATAATTATGGCTTTGTTTTTTGCTGTTTTAGCAGGAGTTTTGTTTTTTAGAATTTTAGGAAGAAAGCTTATGTGGGGATGCAATGAGCTTGTATTTAAAATGTGTGAGGAATTTTTAAAACAAAACAATGCTAAATTTGATAAACAAGGCTTTAATCAAAAAGATTTTGAAAAAATTGCTTTTGATTTTTCTTTAAAAACTTATCATTCTCAAAATTCTTTTATTTTTGACGATTTTACCCTTTATGATGTGAAATTTAAAGATGACTTTGGGAATTTCTTTTGCGGAATTTTGCTTTATAGTAAGAAGTTAAAAGAAGATATTAATTCAAGTGAAAGTATTTTTGAAAAGGTAAAGGATAAAGAATTTTCTACACAAAGAGTTTTGAAAAAAGATGATTATTTGCTTATAGCAAGTTTGAAAAATCCTTTTTTTGCTGATTTAAAAATATCTTGCGAGTTAAATTTTAAACTTTTTAGAGTTAATTTAGAAAAAATTCAAGCTTTTATAAATGATTAA
- a CDS encoding flagellar hook capping FlgD N-terminal domain-containing protein codes for MSNINTQTLQGPLAALNTKDMPNTKGNTRAGENGGDDGLVYNPGAELDKDAFLKLLLIELQHQDPTDPMDTEKMLTQTAQLSALEMQDNTNKTMTQLVNAMSKLQNSIAASTGMSALAAVGKLATVKDNYLVVADDDIQFQINMYLPQEPQKGKKTDIDTEDFELKKNGEDKIDITGKVDKEIAGPGETIYVKLVDDKGQEETVKAVVGEDQTFKIIGHTPSVDIKTAKIDSAYKSDSEPVTFTIYNEAGDPVRTMKVKDMTAGMKQIVWDRTDDSGNPVPSGKYYVKASYIGEDGKTVNSTYGAYPITGVKFEEGEALVGMGGSWVKWEDIKEITG; via the coding sequence ATGTCAAATATAAATACACAAACTCTTCAAGGTCCTTTAGCAGCACTTAACACCAAAGATATGCCAAATACTAAAGGAAACACTAGAGCCGGAGAAAATGGTGGAGATGATGGATTGGTTTATAATCCTGGAGCAGAACTTGACAAGGATGCATTTTTAAAGCTTCTTTTAATAGAACTTCAACATCAAGATCCAACCGATCCTATGGATACTGAAAAAATGCTTACCCAAACAGCACAACTTTCAGCACTTGAGATGCAAGATAACACCAATAAAACTATGACTCAACTTGTAAATGCGATGAGTAAATTACAAAACTCTATTGCGGCAAGTACTGGTATGAGTGCATTAGCAGCAGTAGGAAAACTTGCAACAGTTAAAGATAATTATCTTGTAGTAGCAGATGATGATATACAGTTTCAAATCAATATGTATTTACCGCAAGAACCGCAAAAAGGTAAAAAGACTGATATTGATACTGAAGATTTTGAGCTTAAGAAAAATGGCGAGGATAAAATAGATATTACAGGTAAAGTGGATAAAGAAATAGCTGGACCTGGTGAAACTATATATGTAAAATTAGTCGATGATAAAGGTCAAGAAGAAACTGTTAAAGCAGTAGTTGGAGAAGATCAAACATTTAAAATCATAGGACATACCCCAAGCGTTGATATCAAAACAGCTAAGATTGATTCAGCTTACAAATCAGATAGTGAACCTGTAACATTTACAATTTATAATGAAGCCGGCGATCCTGTAAGAACAATGAAAGTTAAAGATATGACCGCTGGCATGAAGCAAATTGTTTGGGATAGAACAGATGATAGCGGAAACCCTGTACCATCTGGAAAATACTATGTAAAAGCAAGCTATATAGGAGAAGATGGAAAAACAGTTAATTCAACCTATGGCGCTTATCCTATCACCGGAGTTAAATTTGAAGAAGGTGAGGCCTTAGTTGGTATGGGCGGTAGCTGGGTTAAATGGGAAGATATTAAAGAGATTACAGGATAA
- the dba gene encoding disulfide bond formation protein Dba has protein sequence MEFLELLLIFIAIVLMIIKPEKEKLAFSILIISWAIMVFDYLGRKSGAILGLMNL, from the coding sequence ATGGAGTTTTTAGAACTTTTGTTAATTTTTATCGCCATAGTTCTCATGATAATCAAACCAGAAAAAGAAAAACTCGCTTTTTCTATACTTATAATTTCATGGGCTATTATGGTATTTGACTATCTAGGTCGCAAATCAGGCGCAATTTTAGGCCTAATGAATCTATAA
- a CDS encoding RDD family protein: MKTKAKIATRFLRFKAFLIDLFLLYVPILYLFYFTLGSKEAFLNNQFIIFLCPLIFGLLQALFLVKKAQSPGLKAYDLYLIDLKNGQKLNFFRILLRYIIFIVSFGLLIGFLVSFLRKDTLALHDILSKSVIVTKVDK; the protein is encoded by the coding sequence ATGAAAACTAAAGCAAAAATAGCTACTCGCTTTTTAAGATTTAAGGCTTTTTTAATTGATCTATTTTTGCTTTACGTGCCTATTTTATATTTATTTTATTTTACACTTGGCTCTAAAGAAGCTTTTTTAAATAATCAATTTATAATTTTTTTATGTCCTTTGATTTTTGGGCTTTTACAAGCCTTATTTTTAGTAAAAAAAGCTCAAAGTCCTGGACTTAAAGCTTATGATTTATATTTAATCGATCTTAAAAATGGCCAAAAACTTAATTTTTTTAGAATACTCTTGCGTTATATAATTTTTATCGTAAGTTTTGGCTTATTAATTGGGTTTTTGGTAAGTTTTTTAAGAAAAGATACTTTGGCTTTGCATGATATTTTAAGCAAAAGTGTTATTGTAACAAAGGTAGACAAATGA
- a CDS encoding aerobic ribonucleoside-diphosphate reductase Ia, B2 protein subunit NrdB gives MNRKRIYNPKSNETLNDRKVFNGNPHGILNFTKAKYTWALKLWDLMEANTWFPKEVDTTKDALDYRCNLTIAEKRMYDLVWSQLISMDSFQTNNLADNINPYITAPEINAVLARQAYEEANHSKSYAVMVEAICENTDLIYEMEKHDETLREKNDFISSIYEELAGEVDDNKLLLAMVANQILEGVYFYSGFTAIYALARAGKMLGSAQMIRFIQRDEITHLLLFQNMINSVRKERPDLFNDTNVSKIYDMFKKAGELEIKWGKYITQNQIMGFTDDIIEEYIHYLVDQRLTAINLDKIYNAKHPIKWVDDFSKFNDQKSNFFESKVTNYSKGSLSFDDF, from the coding sequence ATGAATAGAAAAAGAATTTATAATCCAAAATCAAATGAAACTTTAAATGATAGAAAAGTATTCAATGGTAATCCTCATGGGATTTTAAATTTCACCAAAGCAAAATACACATGGGCTTTAAAACTTTGGGATTTAATGGAAGCAAATACATGGTTTCCAAAAGAGGTAGATACAACCAAAGATGCATTAGATTATCGCTGCAATTTAACCATAGCAGAAAAAAGAATGTATGATCTAGTTTGGTCACAACTTATCTCAATGGATAGCTTTCAGACTAACAACCTTGCTGATAATATCAATCCATATATTACAGCACCTGAAATCAATGCAGTTTTGGCAAGACAAGCCTATGAAGAAGCAAATCATTCAAAATCTTATGCGGTAATGGTTGAAGCAATATGTGAAAATACAGATTTAATCTATGAAATGGAAAAGCATGATGAAACTTTAAGAGAAAAAAATGATTTCATTTCAAGCATTTATGAAGAACTAGCCGGTGAAGTAGATGATAATAAGCTTTTACTTGCAATGGTGGCAAATCAAATTTTGGAAGGAGTGTATTTTTACAGTGGCTTTACTGCTATTTATGCTTTAGCGCGCGCAGGAAAAATGCTGGGTTCAGCTCAAATGATTCGTTTTATACAAAGAGATGAAATTACTCACTTACTTTTATTTCAAAATATGATCAATTCTGTGCGCAAGGAAAGACCTGATTTATTTAATGATACCAATGTAAGTAAAATCTATGATATGTTTAAAAAAGCAGGTGAGCTTGAAATTAAATGGGGTAAATATATCACTCAAAATCAAATCATGGGTTTTACAGATGATATTATAGAAGAATATATTCACTATCTTGTTGATCAAAGACTTACTGCTATTAACCTTGATAAAATCTATAATGCAAAACATCCTATTAAATGGGTAGATGATTTTTCTAAATTTAATGATCAAAAAAGTAACTTTTTTGAAAGCAAGGTTACAAACTACTCTAAAGGAAGCTTAAGTTTTGATGATTTTTAA
- the fliK gene encoding flagellar hook-length control protein FliK translates to MSNIQTSDALNLLNIAPQNENPSKESTNSQSDGEEFLNSLLQAINEKDKSISKDFKVPQKENSSKDKDLKDTNNKLSLDEKDAIKLFEGANFMQILSLLEVLQSDSKDIKLNKLVQDNTVILALEKNLHRLKNIKNINELFNVAKELGLNIKNIKFEQIKDLKETFPNLEKKGFFKTSNLNNKDLIEQQKQNNTNVFQDLINQKITKLLKEEPNTSKNVKSKENEGISLLSSALKNIELPKKDTKVQVQAKENIQNIDFKEKFVEKIQIQNEKETKNTKNIQNITTKHNNKANDIELINITQNTNLKKEIKDNEKIDFKEILKNEKLTTSEDGFSKKISSVLENSRDLKTEFTNTKNIQNLPNQNQDLKVNLENLLASQEKQLKIEKNTQNIDNFSDIFKSTKEIIKDEKDHSEENLNSYVKEMNRVSNNFVKNQNIPMKETFNDFAQEFKEKLESYKAPITRFSITLNPHNLGEVEVTLVQRGSNLNISFNSNQNTLNLFIQHQAEFKNALVNMGFTNLEMNFNNQERKEQNHPQKQKNNNNKEDKVNFEKEIQEKPSLEMVLAKYF, encoded by the coding sequence ATGTCAAATATCCAAACAAGCGATGCTTTAAATTTATTAAACATCGCTCCACAAAATGAAAATCCTAGCAAAGAAAGTACTAATTCACAAAGCGATGGAGAGGAATTTTTAAATTCCTTATTACAAGCAATAAATGAAAAAGATAAAAGCATATCAAAAGATTTTAAAGTACCACAAAAAGAAAACTCAAGCAAAGATAAAGACTTAAAAGACACCAATAATAAACTTTCGCTAGATGAAAAAGATGCTATAAAGCTTTTTGAAGGTGCAAATTTTATGCAAATTCTTTCTTTATTAGAAGTTTTACAAAGTGATAGTAAGGATATAAAATTAAACAAACTCGTGCAAGATAATACTGTTATTTTAGCTCTTGAAAAAAACTTACATAGATTAAAAAATATAAAAAATATTAATGAACTTTTTAATGTTGCAAAAGAGCTGGGGTTAAATATCAAAAATATAAAATTTGAGCAAATTAAAGATTTAAAAGAAACCTTTCCAAATCTTGAAAAAAAAGGTTTTTTTAAAACTTCAAATTTAAATAATAAAGACTTAATTGAACAACAAAAACAAAACAATACTAATGTTTTTCAAGATTTAATCAATCAAAAAATTACTAAACTTTTAAAAGAAGAACCAAATACAAGCAAAAATGTAAAAAGCAAAGAAAATGAAGGTATTTCTTTGCTTTCTTCTGCTTTAAAAAATATAGAACTTCCAAAAAAAGATACAAAAGTACAAGTACAAGCAAAAGAGAATATTCAAAACATAGATTTTAAAGAGAAATTTGTAGAAAAAATTCAAATTCAAAATGAAAAAGAAACAAAAAACACGAAAAACATACAAAACATAACCACTAAACATAATAATAAAGCCAATGATATAGAGCTTATTAATATAACTCAAAATACAAACTTAAAAAAAGAAATTAAAGACAATGAAAAAATAGATTTTAAAGAAATATTAAAAAATGAAAAATTAACCACTAGCGAAGATGGCTTTAGTAAAAAAATAAGTTCTGTTTTAGAAAATTCAAGAGATTTAAAAACAGAATTCACGAATACAAAAAACATACAAAATTTACCAAATCAAAATCAAGATTTAAAAGTTAATTTAGAAAATTTATTAGCCTCTCAAGAAAAACAATTAAAAATAGAAAAAAACACTCAAAATATAGATAATTTTAGTGATATTTTTAAAAGTACTAAAGAAATTATAAAAGATGAAAAAGATCATAGCGAGGAAAATTTAAATTCTTATGTGAAAGAAATGAATAGAGTTTCTAATAATTTTGTAAAAAACCAAAATATTCCCATGAAAGAAACTTTCAATGATTTTGCTCAAGAATTTAAAGAAAAATTAGAAAGTTATAAAGCACCTATAACACGCTTTAGTATAACTCTTAATCCACATAATCTTGGGGAAGTAGAAGTAACATTGGTTCAAAGAGGATCTAACCTAAACATCAGCTTTAATTCTAACCAAAACACTTTAAATCTTTTCATACAACATCAAGCTGAGTTTAAAAATGCTCTTGTAAATATGGGCTTTACAAATTTAGAAATGAATTTTAACAACCAAGAAAGAAAAGAGCAAAATCATCCGCAAAAACAAAAAAATAATAACAATAAAGAAGATAAGGTGAATTTTGAAAAAGAAATTCAAGAAAAACCAAGCTTAGAAATGGTTTTAGCAAAATATTTTTAA
- a CDS encoding carbonic anhydrase family protein codes for MKLKTLLFSLFATSMLFAYEQMPQNASHGNFLDKDKWKNLDKNWVYCESGLNQNFININTKKIINKNHSFEFNYTNDSFGLINDGYTIKMHFASNGSHIVLDNTAYNLSHFHFHAPSKISIDKKSYPLEIHFSHVSQKGDIVVVALFLQEGKENPFIKKIIRAFPKKEGDKLYVQGLNANELLPNNTQSFYIFKNKLNKPCDQKITWIVLKDISYASKEQIQTIQNLMGKNENLKIQEINNLEQND; via the coding sequence ATGAAATTGAAAACATTACTTTTTAGCTTATTTGCCACTAGCATGCTTTTTGCCTATGAACAAATGCCACAAAATGCCTCGCATGGAAATTTTTTAGACAAAGATAAATGGAAAAATTTGGATAAAAATTGGGTTTATTGCGAAAGTGGTTTAAACCAAAATTTTATCAATATAAACACCAAAAAAATTATTAATAAAAATCACTCTTTTGAATTTAACTACACCAATGATTCTTTTGGTCTAATAAATGATGGTTATACCATAAAAATGCATTTTGCAAGCAATGGAAGTCATATTGTGCTAGATAATACAGCATATAATTTATCTCATTTTCACTTTCACGCTCCATCAAAAATTTCTATTGATAAAAAATCTTATCCTTTAGAAATTCATTTTAGTCATGTAAGTCAAAAAGGTGATATAGTAGTGGTTGCGTTATTTTTACAAGAAGGCAAAGAAAATCCTTTTATTAAAAAAATTATTCGTGCTTTTCCTAAAAAAGAAGGTGATAAACTTTATGTGCAAGGTTTAAACGCCAATGAATTATTACCAAATAATACTCAATCCTTTTATATCTTTAAAAATAAACTCAACAAGCCTTGTGATCAAAAAATCACTTGGATAGTTTTAAAAGACATAAGCTATGCTTCTAAAGAGCAAATCCAAACCATACAAAATTTAATGGGAAAAAATGAGAATTTAAAAATACAAGAAATTAATAATTTAGAACAAAATGATTAA
- the dsbI gene encoding disulfide bond formation protein DsbI has protein sequence MCDINKTKFFYFLMCLAGFLVILMPVGTANLIFGYMLGDSPCTSCWGQRESMIYIGVAALFIVRYGIKGKFLAFLLIATAFGLWQSFNHISGHAHRDLDQGFGLPIFGLHTYFWAEVVFWAVVLLLGVIFAFAPKFGSFEKEMEGASFRKLTKFNLAAMVIVAFIVASNVFQAFVSTGPIPYSGQGDPVRFSLNPKYIIWDDSGWSKSWKSVSFLGKRDVKEPDFAFAPASEKLGIQFDNNISNAPFANIDDSLKIAREIKIDLPKAINTLDYINGEYVASSKWEVFFLDDNFSTKADFLLDPYFSATINPIVGIIPYLNDKYILMGSNKSFLRFAQNPNANEVLQYADFVRGANNFEGQGKDLGRGRIDTVRAKFHHVLSTTTDGKYMYLATVPNNKDAKTFVISKISLADRVLSAEFTPKADLKDGKTLGDLYVTSMAFKDGKIYALSKKHNVIAVIDLDKEEIVKTISYPENITNARSLFFKDGKTHILSYQDGSNILYTLD, from the coding sequence ATGTGTGATATTAACAAAACTAAATTCTTTTACTTTTTAATGTGTTTAGCAGGTTTTTTAGTTATCCTAATGCCTGTTGGAACTGCAAACTTAATTTTTGGTTATATGCTAGGTGATAGCCCTTGTACTTCTTGCTGGGGTCAAAGAGAATCTATGATTTATATCGGTGTAGCGGCTTTATTTATCGTGCGTTATGGTATAAAAGGTAAATTTTTAGCTTTCCTTTTGATTGCAACTGCTTTTGGCTTATGGCAATCATTCAACCATATAAGTGGTCATGCACATCGTGATCTTGATCAAGGTTTTGGTTTGCCTATTTTTGGTTTGCATACTTATTTTTGGGCTGAAGTGGTATTTTGGGCTGTAGTTTTACTGCTTGGTGTTATTTTTGCTTTTGCTCCAAAATTTGGTTCTTTTGAAAAAGAGATGGAAGGTGCTAGCTTTAGAAAATTAACCAAATTTAATCTAGCTGCTATGGTTATTGTTGCATTTATCGTGGCTTCAAATGTATTCCAAGCTTTCGTAAGTACCGGTCCTATTCCATATAGTGGACAAGGTGATCCTGTTCGTTTTAGCTTGAATCCAAAATATATTATTTGGGATGATTCAGGCTGGAGCAAAAGCTGGAAAAGTGTTTCTTTCTTAGGAAAGCGTGATGTTAAAGAACCTGATTTTGCTTTTGCGCCTGCAAGTGAAAAATTAGGCATTCAATTTGACAATAATATTAGCAATGCGCCATTTGCAAATATTGATGATAGTCTGAAAATCGCAAGGGAAATAAAAATTGATCTTCCTAAAGCTATAAATACACTTGATTATATTAATGGTGAATATGTTGCAAGTTCTAAATGGGAAGTATTTTTCTTAGATGATAATTTTAGCACCAAAGCAGATTTTCTATTAGATCCATATTTTTCAGCTACAATTAACCCTATCGTGGGGATTATTCCTTATTTAAATGACAAATATATCTTAATGGGTTCTAATAAATCTTTCTTAAGATTTGCGCAAAATCCAAACGCAAATGAAGTTTTACAATATGCTGATTTTGTAAGAGGTGCAAATAATTTCGAAGGACAAGGTAAAGATCTTGGTCGTGGTAGAATTGATACGGTTAGAGCTAAATTCCACCATGTTTTAAGCACAACAACAGATGGAAAATATATGTATCTTGCTACCGTTCCAAACAATAAAGATGCTAAAACTTTTGTAATCTCTAAAATTTCTTTAGCAGATAGAGTTCTTTCAGCTGAATTTACTCCTAAAGCTGACTTAAAAGATGGAAAAACTTTAGGTGATCTTTATGTAACTTCAATGGCATTTAAAGATGGTAAAATTTATGCATTAAGCAAAAAACATAATGTTATTGCTGTAATTGATTTAGATAAAGAAGAAATTGTAAAAACTATTTCTTATCCAGAAAATATCACCAATGCAAGAAGTTTATTCTTCAAAGATGGCAAAACACACATCTTATCTTATCAAGATGGCTCAAATATCCTTTATACACTTGATTAA
- a CDS encoding protein-L-isoaspartate(D-aspartate) O-methyltransferase: MHIFEQKQCQTMAEEIRKNTFINEELFEAFCSTPREIFSPLKMHAYRLDALPLMGNQWISSPLTVAKMTMALEFKNADSVLEIGCGSGYQAAILSKLIRRVFTIERIEKLAISAIEKFKKLNYANIHVKFDDGQNGWKNYAPYDRILFSAFAEHIPNVLFDQLENNGILVAPLLIGNQQFITKFTKKDGEISKEVLDECFFVPIKDGKES; encoded by the coding sequence ATTCATATATTTGAACAAAAACAGTGTCAAACTATGGCAGAAGAAATTCGCAAAAATACTTTTATTAATGAAGAGTTGTTCGAAGCTTTTTGTTCTACTCCAAGAGAAATTTTTTCACCTTTAAAAATGCATGCTTATAGACTTGATGCACTTCCTTTAATGGGAAATCAATGGATAAGCTCGCCCTTAACTGTAGCAAAAATGACCATGGCCCTTGAATTTAAAAATGCCGACAGTGTTTTAGAAATAGGCTGTGGTAGCGGGTATCAAGCTGCAATTTTGAGCAAGCTCATTAGAAGAGTTTTCACCATAGAACGCATTGAAAAACTTGCAATTAGTGCTATAGAAAAATTTAAAAAACTAAACTATGCTAATATTCATGTAAAATTTGATGATGGGCAAAATGGTTGGAAAAATTATGCACCTTATGATAGAATTTTATTCTCAGCTTTTGCAGAGCACATTCCAAATGTATTATTCGATCAACTTGAAAATAATGGAATTTTAGTAGCTCCTTTACTCATAGGAAATCAACAATTTATTACTAAATTTACCAAAAAAGACGGAGAAATTAGTAAAGAAGTTTTAGATGAATGCTTTTTTGTGCCTATCAAAGATGGCAAAGAAAGCTAA
- the typA gene encoding translational GTPase TypA, protein MDNIRNIAVIAHVDHGKTTMVDELLKQSGTFSEREQIAERVMDSNDIEKERGITILSKNTAINYKGTKINIIDTPGHADFGGEVERVLKMVDGVLLLVDAQEGVMPQTKFVVKKALSLGLKPIVVINKIDKPAADPERVINEIFDLFVALEANDEQLDFAVVYAAAKNGYAKLALEDESTNMEPLFKTILERVPAPSGSDENPLQLQVFTLGYDNFVGKIGIARIFNGRVKKNQNVMLAKADGSKINGRISKLIGFMGLEKMDIEEAGTGDIVAIAGFEALDVGDSVVDPNNPMPLDPLHIEEPTLSIVFSVNDGPLAGTEGKHVTSNKIAERLEAEMKTNIAMKYESTGEGKFKVSGRGELQITILAENMRREGFEFCMGRPEVIVKIEDGVKTEPFEHLVIDVPDDFTGVVIEKLGKRKAEMKTMTPTGDGQTRLEFEIPARGLIGFRSQFLTDTKGEGVMNHSFLEFRPFSGAVEKRNNGALISMENGVALGYSLFNLQDRGVLFIDPQTKVYTGMIIGEHSRPNDLDVNPIKGKNLTNVRASGSDDAIKLVPPRKLSLERALEWIEEDELVEVTPQNIRVRKRYLDPTQRKRMEKAKS, encoded by the coding sequence TTGGATAATATTAGAAATATAGCCGTTATAGCTCACGTTGATCATGGTAAAACAACGATGGTAGATGAGCTTTTAAAGCAATCAGGAACTTTTAGTGAGCGTGAGCAAATAGCAGAGCGTGTGATGGATAGTAATGATATAGAAAAAGAAAGAGGTATTACTATACTTTCTAAAAATACTGCTATTAACTATAAAGGCACTAAAATAAACATCATAGACACTCCAGGCCATGCTGATTTTGGTGGTGAAGTTGAGCGTGTATTAAAAATGGTTGATGGGGTTTTGCTTTTAGTTGATGCGCAAGAAGGGGTTATGCCTCAAACTAAATTTGTGGTAAAAAAGGCTTTATCTTTAGGGCTTAAACCTATTGTTGTTATTAATAAAATCGACAAACCAGCTGCTGATCCTGAAAGAGTGATCAATGAAATTTTTGATCTTTTCGTGGCTTTAGAGGCAAATGATGAACAACTTGATTTTGCTGTAGTTTATGCGGCTGCTAAAAATGGTTATGCAAAACTCGCACTTGAAGATGAAAGCACTAATATGGAGCCATTGTTTAAGACTATACTTGAGCGCGTACCTGCTCCAAGCGGTAGTGATGAAAATCCTTTACAGCTTCAAGTTTTTACTCTAGGTTATGATAATTTCGTTGGTAAAATAGGAATTGCAAGAATTTTTAATGGTAGAGTAAAGAAAAATCAAAATGTAATGCTTGCTAAGGCAGATGGTTCTAAAATTAATGGAAGAATTTCAAAACTTATTGGTTTTATGGGTCTAGAAAAAATGGACATTGAAGAAGCAGGAACTGGCGATATTGTAGCAATTGCAGGTTTTGAAGCTTTAGATGTAGGAGATAGTGTTGTAGATCCAAATAATCCTATGCCACTTGATCCTTTACATATAGAGGAGCCAACTTTAAGTATAGTGTTTTCAGTAAATGATGGTCCTTTAGCGGGTACTGAAGGCAAACATGTAACTTCAAATAAAATTGCAGAACGCTTAGAAGCGGAAATGAAAACTAATATTGCTATGAAATATGAAAGTACAGGTGAGGGTAAATTTAAAGTAAGCGGAAGAGGCGAGCTGCAAATAACTATCTTAGCGGAAAATATGCGTAGAGAAGGCTTTGAGTTTTGCATGGGAAGACCTGAAGTTATTGTTAAGATAGAAGATGGTGTTAAAACAGAGCCGTTTGAGCATTTAGTGATTGATGTGCCTGATGATTTTACCGGAGTAGTGATTGAAAAACTAGGCAAAAGAAAAGCCGAAATGAAAACTATGACACCAACTGGAGATGGTCAAACTAGACTTGAGTTTGAAATTCCTGCACGTGGGCTTATAGGATTTAGATCACAATTTTTAACAGATACTAAAGGCGAGGGTGTGATGAACCATAGCTTTTTAGAGTTTCGTCCATTTAGTGGAGCAGTTGAAAAAAGAAATAATGGTGCGTTGATTTCTATGGAGAATGGTGTTGCACTAGGGTATTCTTTATTTAACCTACAAGATAGAGGGGTATTGTTTATCGATCCTCAAACAAAAGTATATACAGGTATGATTATAGGTGAACATTCACGCCCAAATGATTTAGATGTTAATCCTATTAAAGGTAAAAATTTAACTAATGTTAGGGCAAGCGGAAGTGATGATGCGATTAAGCTTGTGCCACCTAGAAAATTAAGCCTTGAAAGAGCATTAGAGTGGATAGAAGAAGATGAGCTTGTAGAGGTTACTCCGCAAAATATTAGAGTTAGAAAAAGATATCTCGATCCTACTCAAAGAAAAAGAATGGAAAAGGCTAAGTCTTAA